Proteins from one Setaria italica strain Yugu1 chromosome V, Setaria_italica_v2.0, whole genome shotgun sequence genomic window:
- the LOC101754223 gene encoding UDP-glycosyltransferase 88A1, whose protein sequence is MGNISLTDGSKPLHFSTKRRSTWIEPVPTHLYPGTKRTPVKRHETIQDIPARPVAPTAVGRYALSSTPGRTRQSTRQSFGEEMEGAGAAAPTITAAATGRRPVVLYPSPGMGHLVSMIELGKILGARGLAVIIVVIDPPYNTGATGPFLAGVSAANPSISFHRLPKVELLPPAVRTKHHEALTFEVIRVSNPHLRDFLAAASPAVLIVDFFCSIALGVARELGVPGYFFFTSGAEVLAFFLYLPVLHARTTANFKDMGEELVHVPGVPPFPATHAILPLMERDDAAYDGFLDASPELCRSHGVIVNTFRQLERRAVEAVVAGRCTPPELPTPPVHCIGPLIKSEEVLGNGGEECLAWLDAQPKASVVFLCFGSIGRFSAEQIREVAAGLEASGQRFLWVVRAPPSDDPAKKFDRPPEPDLGALLPEGFLARTEGRGLVVKSWAPQRDVLAHAAVGGFVTHCGWNSVLEAVMAGVPMVAWPLYAEQRMNRVFLEKEMQLAVAVEGYDGERELVAAEEVAAKVRWLMESDGGRVLRERTLAAMRQAHDALREGGESEAALAALVDQWRRA, encoded by the coding sequence ATGGGGAATATTTCTCTCACGGACGGATCCAAACCACTTCATTTTTCAACCAAACGCAGGTCCACATGGATCGAACCCGTTCCAACACACTTGTACCCTGGAACCAAACGCACGCCTGTAAAGCGCCATGAAACAATCCAGGATATCCCCGCTCGCCCGGTCGCTCCCACGGCAGTCGGCAGATACGCGCTGTCCAGCACTCCTGGGCGCACTCGCCAAAGCACACGCCAATCTTTCGGGGAGGAAATGGAGGGCGCCGGCGCAGCGGCACCAACGatcaccgccgccgcgacggggcggcggccggtggtgctGTACCCGTCGCCGGGGATGGGCCACCTGGTCTCCATGATCGAGCTCGGCAAGATCCTCGGCGCGCGGGGGCTGgccgtcatcatcgtcgtcatcgacCCGCCCTACAACACGGGGGCCACGGGCCCCTTCCTCGCGGGCGTCTCCGCGGCCAACCCGTCCATCTCTTTCCACCGCCTGCCCAAGGTCGAGCTCCTCCCGCCCGCCGTCCGGACCAAGCACCATGAGGCGCTCACCTTCGAGGTCATCCGCGTCTCCAACCCGCACCTCCGGGACTTCCTTGCCGCCGCGTCCCCGGCGGTCCTCATCGTCGACTTCTTCTGCAGCATCGCACTCGGCGTCGCCAGGGAGCTCGGCGTGCCGGGATACTTCTTCTTCACCTCCGGCGCTGAGGTCCTCGCTTTCTTCCTGTACCTCCCGGTGCTCCACGCGCGGACCACGGCGAACTTCAAGGACATGGGGGAAGAGCTCGTGCACGTCCCCGGCGTCCCGCCGTTCCCGGCGACGCACGCCATCCTGCCGCTCATGGAGCGCGACGACGCGGCCTACGACGGCTTCCTGGACGCCAGCCCCGAGCTCTGCCGCTCCCACGGCGTCATCGTCAACACGTTCCGCCAGCTCGAGCGGCGCGCCGTCGAGGCAGTGGTCGCTGGCCGCTGCACGCCGCCAGAACTCCCGACGCCGCCCGTCCACTGCATCGGCCCGCTGATCAAGTCGGAGGAGGTGCTGGGCAACGGCGGCGAGGAGTGCCTGGCGTGGCTGGACGCGCAGCCGAAAGCCAGCGTGGTGTTCCTCTGCTTCGGCAGCATCGGGCGGTTCAGCGCGGAGCAGAtcagggaggtggcggcggggctggaGGCCAGCGGGCAGCGGTTCCTGTGGGTGGTCCGCGCCCCGCCCAGCGACGACCCGGCGAAGAAGTTCGACaggccgccggagccggaccTGGGCGCGCTCCTGCCGGAGGGGTTCCTGGCCCGGACCGAGGGCAGGGGCCTCGTCGTCAAGTCGTGGGCGCCGCAGCGGGACGTGCTGGCGCACGCGGCCGTGGGCGGTTTCGTGACGCACTGCGGCTGGAACTCGGTGCTGGAGGCCGTGATGGCGGGCGTGCCGATGGTGGCGTGGCCGCTCTACGCGGAGCAGCGGATGAACCGGGTGTTCCTGGAGAAGGAGATGCagctggccgtggccgtggaagGGTACGACGGCGAGAGGGAGCTCGTGGCAGCCGAGGAGGTGGCGGCCAAGGTGCGCTGGCTCATGGAATCCGACGGCGGGAGGGTGCTCCGGGAGCGCACGCTCGCGGCCATGCGGCAGGCGCACGACGCCCTGCGCGAAGGCGGCGAGTCGGAGGCCGCACTGGCCGCGCTCGTCGACCAGTGGAGACGCGCTTGA